A part of Pectinophora gossypiella chromosome Z, ilPecGoss1.1, whole genome shotgun sequence genomic DNA contains:
- the LOC126380509 gene encoding angiopoietin-related protein 2, with product MSRWWFVVLLAAGAAAAGGRLPRTSPPHAPHTPAPAPSPAPRLAPRNLTLAARSSVRNREQYIFNVFEVIVSTLETKLQRIENLDKAVEHLMRRVEALDSRVNDNIHKTDAIISKLGNLDLKLFSHISPDDEETVTEQSSKRTNDNYHDVQLDKKLESLDQKVSDIDSKLVGLKNQIDNNFLPVDDINAEASEKKPINLNVIEIAKGLNSEVINEITKEVDQLRTSMSTVDRKLQFHINLVSENLGKVLYMMADVHAAIVEPEAASINVNSLFKNRTATSTQSPVAKASKIDTLVNKIIPMMSVSEKMDEVWDVVVGTKSSVDDLVPKSDELLTQTQRQERAIGQIHNDLRVKTNLIIENLDMVEKRLKKQEDDVATLAQRPVPAELLLDPTIDRLVEYAPNRYRVDELATDPATSTPAATTPPSSTLTNSPSNSTPSPTVTVTPTSTGGAGAGAGSTLASGVGAGATTARPATRKGGIIFPSVKNKPIVGNNTFASEIVANYKDVKGYSCVDLLNAGMRDSGVYYLQIRGTTYWFLKVFCEQNMADGGWTVIHRRDDFGVPAENFNRDWNDYKNGFGDPSKEFWLGNENIYMLTNNDDYMLRVELEDFDGNKRYAQYSHFKIYSEAEYYKLEIDGYEGNAGDSLNDPWYGSNNSPFSTYNRDNDRSSLNCASMLKGGWWWKSCGRGLNGLYLHDPQDLTARQGIVWFRWRGWDYTLKRASMMIKPKGLQPNT from the exons aGAGCAGTATATATTCAACGTTTTCGAAGTAATTGTGAGCACTTTGGAAACAAAGTTGCAAAGGATAGAGAATCTGGATAAAGCCGTGGAACATTTGATGAGGAGAGTTGAAGCCCTCGACTCGCGAGTGAACGACAACATTCATAAAACTGACGCCATCATTTCCAAACTTGGCAATCTCGATCTCAAGCTATTCAGCCACATCAGCCCAGACGATGAAGAAACAGTCACCGAACAATCATCCAAACGGACAAATGACAACTACCACGACGTACAACTAGACAAAAAATTGGAATCGTTAGATCAAAAGGTATCAGACATCGACTCGAAATTAGTCGGTCTTAAAAACCAAATAGACAACAATTTTTTGCCAGTAGACGACATCAACGCAGAGGCTAGTGAAAAGAAACCCATTAATCTAAATGTTATAGAAATTGCAAAAGGACTCAACTCTGAAGTAATTAACGAAATTACGAAGGAGGTGGACCAGTTGAGAACGTCAATGTCGACAGTTGATCGTAAATTACAATTCCACATTAATCTCGTTTCCGAAAATTTGGGCAAAGTGCTTTACATGATGGCCGATGTGCACGCAGCTATCGTGGAACCAGAAGCCGCTTCCATAAATGTCAACAGCTTGTTCAAGAATAGAACCGCGACAAGCACGCAATCTCCGGTCGCTAAGGCTAGCAAGATCGACACCcttgtcaataaaattattccaATGATGAGCGTCTCCGAGAAGATGGACGAAGTGTGGGACGTAGTGGTCGGCACGAAGAGTTCAGTTGACGACTTAGTACCGAAGTCTGACGAACTGTTAACGCAAACTCAACGACAAGAACGAGCTATTGGACAGATCCATAACGACTTGAGAGTGAAAACGAATCTGATAATCGAAAATCTGGATATGGTAGAAAAACGTCTGAAGAAGCAGGAAGATGACGTGGCGACGCTGGCACAGCGACCAGTCCCGGCAGAGTTGCTTCTGGACCCGACCATCGACAGGCTGGTGGAGTACGCGCCCAACCGGTACCGCGTGGACGAGCTCGCCACCGATCCCGCCACCAGCACGCCCGCCGCCACCACGCCGCCCTCCTCCACACTAACCAACAG CCCAAGCAACTCGACCCCGAGTCCGACAGTAACAGTGACTCCGACGAGcacgggcggcgcgggcgcaggcgcagGCAGCACGCTTGCTAGCGGCGTTGGCGCCGGCGCTACCACTGCGCGCCCCGCTACGCGCAAGGGCGGTATCATCTTCCCCAGCGTCAAGAACAAACCCATCGTCGGCAACAACACATTCGCCTCAGAAATCGTCGCTAACTATAAAGATGTTAAA GGCTATTCGTGTGTGGATCTACTGAACGCGGGCATGCGAGACTCCGGCGTCTACTACCTGCAGATCCGGGGCACCACCTACTGGTTCCTCAAGGTCTTCTGCGAGCAGAACATGGCAGACGGCGGCTGGACG GTGATCCATCGGCGTGACGACTTCGGAGTCCCCGCGGAAAACTTCAACCGAGACTGGAACGATTATAAGAACGGGTTCGGGGACCCCAGCAAGGAGTTCTGGCTTGGCAACGAGAACATATACATGCTGACTAACAACGACGACTACATGCTCCGGGTCGAGCTCGAGGACTTCGACGGAAACAAAAG ATATGCGCAGTATTCGCACTTCAAGATATATTCCGAAGCGGAATACTACAAGTTGGAGATCGACGGGTACGAAGGCAACGCAGGAGACTCCCTCAACGATCCGTGGTACGGCTCCAACAACAGCCCCTTCTCTACATACAACAG AGACAACGACAGATCGTCTTTGAACTGCGCGTCTATGCTAAAGGGGGGATGGTGGTGGAAGTCATGCGGGCGCGGCCTCAACGGCCTCTATCTCCACGACCCTCAAGACCTCACTGCCAGACAAG GTATCGTGTGGTTCCGTTGGCGGGGCTGGGATTACACCCTCAAGCGGGCCTCCATGATGATCAAGCCCAAAGGCCTCCAGCCCAACACGTAA